Within the Corynebacterium tuberculostearicum genome, the region GCGCCAAGGCCCAGAATCACCGCATTATCGCCGGCCGGCTTTCCCTGTTTATGGCGCGGGCTCGTATGCTCCGCCATCTAGTTCAGCCCCGCATAGGAGTGCAGGCCGGAGACGACCATATTGATAAAGAACAGGTTGAAGACCATCAGCGCCATCGCCATAACGTTGATCCACGGCGCCGCCTTGCGGAAAGCCGGCGTCGCACGCGCGTGCAGGTAAGCGGCATACAGGATCCAGGTGGCAAAGGACACGGTCTCCTTCGGGTCCCAGCCCCAGAAGCGGCCCCAGGCGGACTCGGCCCAGATAGCGCCCAAAATAATGCCCAGACCCAAGGTCGGCAGGGTGATCACGGCCAGGCGATAAGCCAGCTGGTCAATCTTCGCGGCCGAAGGCAGCGGGCGGGCCACCGCACCGAAAAAGCCGTGCTCGGCATGCTTCGGTTGCGCCATACGGAACAGCGTCAGTAGCGAGACAATGCCGGAGATAATACCAATGGACGCGCCCAAAGAAACCACGGTGACGTGGATGGGTAGCCAGTGCGACTGCAGCGCCGGCACCACCGGGGCAGACTCAGCATAGAGCTTGGTGGAGCCATAAAACATCAGCGCCAACACCGGGGTGAGCAGCCATGGCCACACGGTGCGCCACTCCTTGCGCTGCATGGCAATATTGCCCACCAGCAGCACGCCAAAGCTCACCATCAGCACGTACTCGTATAGGTTGCCAAAGGGAAAGCGGCCGGTAGCCAGGCCACGCAGCACAATCGCCGCGGCATGCAGCGCAATGCCTACCCACATCAGCGAGCTGGTCATGCCGCCGAGTTTATCGGCCTTGCGCTCCTTTTCCTTTAGCTCACCGTCCGTGATACCGGAAGAGGACTGAGCCACCTCGCCCGCATAGCTCTGCTTATCGACGCCCCCAGCACCCGCCCCCACCAAGACCTTCGCGGCCTGGGATTTCACGGCACGGCGGCCCTCAATAATTCCCTGCATGCGGCCGTAGTAGAACAGCGACATAAAGAGCGCGACGCAGTACACCACAAAGGCGGTCTGCACCGCGATATCCGAGAAATTAGACAGATTCTGATCAATCTGCATGAATGCTCCTAGCCTTCACACGTGCGGGATAAGTGCTGATTACCTTACTCAGCGAAACGACCCGATCCAACTTTTGTTGGATCGGGCCGGGGCGCTAGTCATCGGTATAAAGTTCGTCTTCTTCGACCTCGTCTGGGTCTGGCAGCTCCAGCAGCGCGCGGTGCAGCTCGTGGAACTCCTCGGACCAGCCGGCGCGGTCGGTGCGGGCAAGCCCGCCCATTTCCACGTCGGTGCCGCCGGCCGCGTTCGGGCGCAGGCGGATGTAGACGCGGCGGCGCTTAATCACCAGCGATCCCACCAGAGAAATGAGCATCACCAGCGCGGAGGCCAGCACCCACTTCTGGAAAGGATCATAAGAGACCTGGTAATTGGCGAACTCGCTGGCGCCGTCGAAGGTGATCTTCGTGCCATCGTCCAAGGTGACGTCCTCGCCTTGGTTGAGGTTCACGCGGTCGATCTTTTGCAGCTGGCCGGACTGCACCAGGTTCGGGTCCAGCGAGAAGAAGGACTGCGGGGTGCCGGTGTCCAGGCCGGCATCACCGCGGTAGATATCGATGGCCATCGCTGGATCCTGCAAACCTGGGTACGAAGACTGCAGCAGCTTGCCGTTCTCACCGGCCCACTCGGCCGTAGGCGCGAAGAGGCCCTGGATGGCGATCTGGTTCTGACGGCGGTCATAGAGGTCTGGATGCATGCCGGCCGGTGGGTCAAAGCGCATCGCGCCGGAGGACAGGAAGAAGGTCGTGTCATTCGGCTGGAACTGAATGGTCTGGGTGCGCTTTTCACCATTGGGCCATTCCACAGTAACCGTCGGCGCGTAGCCGTGGCCCTGCAAGTAGACGCGGTTGTGCGCCAAACGCAGCGGGTGGTTGACCTTAAGCTCATAGTCCTTCCACTCGGAGTCATCCTTGTAGATGTCATCGCCCTCCGCGTAGGAGACGTTGGAAGTAAACATCTCCGCTTGACCGTTGGGCAGGTACTCGGCCGCAAAATCATGGGCGATGAGGCAGAAGGGGTGGAGCCCGGTGCCGTCGAAAAGCGGGCCGGCGCGGAAGGAATCAAAGTTAGACGTGGAGGTATTGCAGAACTCCGTGGACTGGTCCAGGGTCTGGCCGCCGCCCTGGGAGCCGGACTCTGTGACCACGATGACCTGGCCCTCGTAGTTGACTAGCTTGCCGGCCGCGACGGTAACCAAGATGGCCACCAGCGCCACGTGGAAGATGAGGTTGGCCAGCTCGCGGCCATAGCCGCGCTCCGCGGAGAACGTGTGCACGCCGGCGCGGTCCTCTTCTGGGGAGTACTCGGCCACGCGCCACTTCTTCAGGCGCTTTTTAATTTCCGCGGATAGCTCGTCCTCGCTCTTGTCCGAGTGCCCCTCGGCCGCTAGCGGCAGCTTGTGGAGGTATTTCGGCGCGCGCGTTGGCGGTGTCTTCCACGCCTTGTAGTGATCCCAGGAGCGCGGCAAGATGCAGCCCACTAGGGAAATGGCCAAGAGGATGAAGATGGCCTGGAACCAGACGGAAGAAAAGACGTCGAAAAGCTGCAGCTTGTCGTAGATCTTCGCTACGTTGCCGTTGGACTCGATGAAGTCCTGCACGTTCTGCTCGTTGAGGTCGCGCTGCGGCAGCAAGGAACCGGGAATCGCGGCGAGCGCCAGCAAGAAAAGCAGCGCCAGCGCCGTGCGCATGCTGGTCAGCCAATGCCAGGCTTTGCGGAAGTATTTCACGTCTCTCCTAAATCAGGGTTGCGCCAAAGTTGCCGGTCCACTGGCGGATGAGGCTAATAAACTCGCCCCACAGGCCGGTTACCAGGGCCAGGCCGACGAGGATCATGGCCATGCCGCCGATGACCTGGATGGTATGCGAGTGCTTGCGGGCCCACGAAATCGAGCGCATCGCCCGCGCGGAGCCCAGCGCCACCAGCAGGAACGGCAGTCCCAAGCCCAGGCAATAAAAAATGATAAGCAGCACGCCGCGCGCGGCCGTCATGCCTTCGGTGCCGGCCGATACGGAAATAATGGCGGCCAGCGTTGGGCCCAGGCACGGCGTCCAGCCCAGCGCGAAAATCCCGCCCAGCAGCGGCGCGCCCAGCCAGGTGGTCCAGCGCTTCGGTGCCATGCGGGTATCCTTTTGCAGCGCCGGGATCGCGCCGAGGAAAACCACACCCATCAGGATGGTCACGCCGCCGCCGATGCGCATGAGCGTCTCCTCATTGAGCCGAAGCGCGGAAATCGCGCCGAATACGGAGACCGTCGCCAGCAGGAAAACCACGGTAAAGCCCAGGATGAACAAGGCGGCGGCCAGTACCACGGCCCATTGCCTGCGCTTGCCGACGCCCACCCCCAACTCACCGTCGAACGTAACCTCGCCGCCCACCACGCCGGCTAGGTAAGAAATATAGCCAGGCACCAGTGGGATCACGCACGGGCTGGCGAAGCTCACCAGCCCCGCCACGGCGGCCGCGAACAGGCCCAGAATGAGTGGGCCGGAGGTCGCGGCCTCGGCAAAGGAGTTGCCGATGCTCGCTGCGTTATCCATTTATTCCTTTTCTAGTTTGTCCACTACGTCCATGACATCTTGGGCGGTGATGGACCGCAAAAAGACCGTAGCCGGGCGGTGCTGTTTGTCCAAGACGATGGTGGTCGGGACCACAGAGGTGGGCACGCCGCCCAGGGCCGCCGCGGTCTTAAACGGCGGATCGTAGATGGAGGGATACTTCAGCCCGTTGTCTTCGAGGAAGTCATTGGACACCTGCGGGTTATAGTCGCGCACATTGATGCCCAAGACAGTGCCAATCTTCCGCTTTTGCAGCTCGGAGTGGACTTCTTGGAGGTCATCGGCCTCGGCGCGGCACGGAGCGCACCACTGGCCCCAGGAGTTGAGCACGACGATTTCGCCCTCATAGTCCTCCAGGGAAATGGTCTTATCCGTATCGCGCACATCCTCGCCGGAGAAGGTGCGCAGCGGCTTGCGCTCGGATTCCTCGTAGTTGATGACCTTTTCGCCGCCGGGCGTGATGAATTCGAAGTTGCCGCCGGTAGCCACCGCGTTTTGCGCGTTATCGGCGTCCTGCGAGCAACCGGCAAGCGGCAGGGCGACGACCGCCGCTAGCACCGCGCCAATCGCGCGTTTGCGTTGTAGTGCCATTAAATCTCCTGGGCCGGCGAGGAGTAGAAGATGTCGGTGACCTGGTTGTCATCGAAAAGCAGGGAGGTAACCGAGGCCAGGTCGCATTGGCGGTTCCACGGCGCGTGCGGCAGGCGCTGGCCCAGCACGGTGCGCTGCACCATCACGATGGGCAGCTGGTGGCTGACCAAGATCGCCTCGTGGCCGGCCGCGGCGGTGCGGGCGCGTTCGATGGAGCCCAGCATGCGCTCGGCAATCTGCTCATAGGGCTCGCCCCACGAGGGCTCCAGCGGGTTGACCAGCAGCGGCCAGCGGCGCGGGTTCCACAGCGCGGAGCGCAGGCCCTTGGTGCGCAGGCCCTCGAAGCGGTTGCCGGACTCGATGAGCGTCTTATCGACGTCCACGTCTAGCCCCGTTACCTGCGCAATCGGCCGCGCGGTTTCCTGGGCGCGCTGCAGCGGCGAGGCCGCCAGGTAGGTCACGTCGTGGTCGCGGAAAGACTCCGCGGTGCGCGCCGCCATGGAATGCCCGCGCGAGGACAGGTGATAGCCCGGGATGCGACCGTAGAGGATCTTCTCCGGGTTGTGGACCTCGCCGTGGCGCACGAGGTGAACGATGGTGCGTGTCATGTCTCTCCTTGGTGTGCGGGACTTAATGTGCGGGACGCGCGGCGGCCGCCGCCTGCGCGGCGGGCTTGAGGGCGGCTTCGATGAGTTCAAAGTCGGCGTCGGTAAGAGCATCCGAGACAAACCAGGTCTCGAATGGGCTCGGCGCGACGTAGATGCCGTTATCCAGCAGGGCGTGGAAGAACGGGGTGAAGCGGAAGGTCTCGGCCGCCTGCATATCGGCAAAGTTGCGGCCCTCGCCCTCGGCAAAGCGGATGGAGAACATCGAAGACGCCCGCTGGATGTGGTGCGCTACTCCCTCGGCAGACAGCGCGGAAGAAATCATGCCGGTCAGGCGATCCGCGTTGGCCTGCAGGCGCTCGTAGAGCGATTCATCGGCCAACTCCAAAGACTTCAGGCCGGAGGCCATAGCCACCGGATTACCGGACAGCGTGCCAGCCTGGTAGACCGGACCGTCCGGAGCAAGGTAGTCCATAACTTCGGCGCGGCCGCCGAAAGCAGCGGCCGGCAGGCCACCGGAGACGACCTTGCCGAAGGTCACCAAGTCCGCCGCCACGCCATCGACGCCGTACCAACCCTTATAGGAAGTGCGGAAGCCGGTCATGACCTCGTCGAGGATGAGGAGGGCGCCGTCTTCATGAGCGACGTCGGCAAGCGCGGCGTTGAAGCCTTCCTCTGGTGCCACGGTGCCCATGTTGCCGGCCGAGGCCTCCGCGATAATGCAGGCAATCTCGCCTGGGTGCTGCGCAAATGCCTCGCGCACGGCCTCGATATCGTTATAAGGAACGACGATGGTATCGGCCGCCGTCGCGCCCGTAACGCCCGGGGAATCCGGCAGCGCAAAGGTCGCCACGCCGGAGCCGGCCGAGGCCAACAGCGCATCCACGTGGCCGTGGTAGCAGCCCTCGAACTTCAGCACCTTGGCGCGGCCGGTATAGCCGCGGGCCAGGCGCACCGCAGACATGGTGGCCTCGGTGCCGGAGTTGACCATGCGCACCTTATCGGCCGCGGTGCGCGAAACGATGGCCTCCGCAAGCAGGGCCTCGCCTTCCGTGGGCGAGCCGAAGCTCAAACCGCCCGCAGCGGCCTGCTGCACGGCCTCCACAATCTCCGGGTGCGCGTTGCCGTGAATCATCGGACCATAGGAACTGACCAAGTCGACGTACTCATTGCCGTCGACGTCCCACAGGAGCGAGCCCGCACCCCGCTCAATCACGCGGGCCTGGCCGCCCACGGAGCCAAATGCGCGCACCGGCGAGTTCACCCCGCCCGGAATCACCTTGGAGGAACGCTCAAACCACTGTTGCGACTGGGAAGTATTAGGCATGTCTGACATTCTAGCGATTCGCGCGCTATACAAAAGTTGGACTGCGCGATTCACAGTCAGCCGCTAAACTTCGGGGCGTTGCACTTTTCAATTCGGGGGGATTTTCAATGCAGCGCACTGTCATTTTCGCCATCCTGACCGCTATCTGCCTCGTCGGCTGCGCCCAGCCCGCGCCCGAACGGCCGCTGCCTACCTCGGTGGGTGCCGCCCCGCTTGCCGACGTCCCCTCCTGGCAGCCTCCTCCCCACCCGCTTGCTCCACGCGACCTGCCACAGGATGACACCACGCCGCCCGCGCCGTCGCCCGAGGAGCCTTCTCCCTCGAGCGCCGCGCCCGTGCCTGCGTCTAAAACTGCACCTAGCCCGCATCGGGGCCCTGCTCCCGCTCCCCAACAGCGCTTCGCGCCCGCGCCCGCACCCGCACCCCGCCCACAACCTGCGGCGCCACGCCCACCCGCGCGGGATAAAAGTGGCCTGCCAAACCTCAATATTCCCCCGCACGAGATTCGCGGTCGCATCGAAGATGCTGTGCCAGAAATGCCGGCTGTGCCTGCACCTGCACCCGTCGTGCCTGCACCAGCTCCCCCGCCGCTTCCGCTACCGCCCGCGCCGCGGATGCCGAGCCTTTAGCTCACCGCTTTCAGGCCCACAATGCCGCCGATAATCATGGCGAGGAAGACCACCTTCCACACCGTGGCAGCCTCGTGGCCGGCAGCGAAGGAATAAATAACCGCCACCGAGGCGCCAACACCCGCCCACACCGCATAGGCCGTGCCCACCGGGATGCTGCGCATCGCCCACGCCAGCCCTCCCATGGAAATCGCACAGGTCACAAGAAAAATGACGGAGGGCCACAGGCGGGTAAAGCCTGCGGACTTATCCAAAGCCGCCGCCCACACGGCCTCGAACGCACCGGAGAAAATCAAAATAAACCAAGCCATAGCTGCTTCCTGGCCGTCTTGTCGCGTCGCCGGGTACGGCTCCCTCGTCCGGGGCTCGCGCAATCTTCGGCGAACCTGCACCCAATGATGGCACACTGGGAAACCATGAGGATTGCATTTCTTGGAACTGGCCGCATGGGAACCGAACTAGCCCGCCGCCTGCTCAACGAGCAGGACGGCATCGAAATGACCGTCTGGAACCGCACCGCCGAGCGCGCCCAGCCCCTGGTGGAGGAAGGTGCCGAGCTCGCCGCCACGCCCACCGCGGCCGTGGCGGACGCAGAAGTCGTCATCACCTCGCTCTTTGGCCCCGACGACGTCCGTGAAGTCGTCATCGAGCCGGAGCTCATCCCCGCGGGCGTAACCTGGATCGATACCACCACCGTCTCCCCTAACGATGCCCGCGAATTCGCCGCCGCCGTGGAGACTTATGTGCACGCCCCGGTCGTCGGCACGCTCGGCCCGGCGCGCGAGGGAAACCTCGGCGTCTATGTCGGCACTCCCGACGACGCCCGCCGCGAGCAAGCCATGTCCCTCGCCGAGTCCTGGGCGGGCGAAGACAAGCTCATCGGGGTGGAGACGGCGGCCACGGCGGCCATCGGAAAGCTGCTTGCTAATCTGGCACTCGCCGTCACCGCCGAGGGCCTACTCGAAGCCCTGCAGCTCGGCGAGTCCGAAGGGTTGGATTCCGAGGTGGTGCTGCAAATGCTTGATATCACCGGTCTGTCCTTCATCGCCAATATGAAGGCTCCATTTATCACCGGCGAGCGCAATACCGACCCGGGCGATTTCACCGTCGACGCCCTTGCCAAGGACGCCAAACTTATGGAGATGACCTCCACCAAGCCGCTACCCGCCCTTACCGCCGCCATCGGCCGCTTCGAAGAAATGCAGGCCATGGGACACGGCAATCAGGACTTCTCCTCCATCTTCGTATTCCGCAATAAGGGCTAGTTATCCACAGCCCCGCCGGGCCTGCGGGTCGAAATTTACCCTTTGGGCCCTAGTTATCCACAGGTTCGCGCACTCACCCTCGCACGGATTGCGTGCGGTGGCTTAGGCTGCGGGGCATGACAGCTCTTCAGACCTATCTCGCGGCCTTGGCGCCCGGCATCGACATCGTTGCCGGGTGCGTCGGCATGTCTGAAGAACAGCTGCGCGCTGCCGGTGCTCCCAATAAAACAGCCCGCACTTTGCTCACGCTTGCCGACGCCCTCTTTGCCCCCACCTCCTTTGCCCGCCTGCAGCGCCAGGCGGTTACCGCAGCCCGCGACCGCGCCCACCCGCTGCCCACGCTGGAGGTAATCGAGCGCTACGCATCCCGCGCCAAGACCAAGCGCGACGCCTGGCGCCTGCGCGTGGAGCTGTGCCGCACCGCCGCCGATACCGATGAGATGGAAAAGCTGGCGCGCAAGAAACTGCGCGAGCTCAATCCCCCGGCCCCGCCGCGCCCCGGCGTGCGCATCCGCCGCCGCAAGGACGCGCCGTGGACCCTCGCGATTACCGGGCCCTCTTCGCTCATCGCGGATTTGGAATCCAGCCTGGATGAGGATGCTCCCCTCGATTCCGTTGCGGAGCTCTTCTCCCCTTCTGGCGCCTCCCCGGCTGCCCGCCCAACCATTACGACCAACGCGATCATCACGCTCGACGAGCTTGACCGCATCATCGATGGCGACGGCGAGGAAATCACCATCCAGCTCACCAACGGCGCCCGCCTCACCGGCGCGGAACTCGTCTCGCGCACGCTGGCAGAGCGCGGCCTTATCACCCTCGTTCACCCCTTCGAGGGCGCGGTCAACCTCTACCGCACGGAGCGCATGGCCAACGAGAAGCAGCGGCTCATGGCCGCCGCGGAAAATCCGGTGTGCCCGTGGGCCGAATGCAACTATCCGGCGGATAAATGCCAGGTGCACCACTTGCAGGCGTGGCAGCACGGCGGCGATACCAATATGGCAAACCTCGCCACCTGTTGCCCGTACCACAACGGCGTCAATGACGATGACCCGAATGCCCCACCGGTGCGCGGGCGCCTCGTTCGGCGCCGAGGCCGCGTGGTGTGGCAGCCACCCTGGGCTGACACCGCGCCAGCACCGCCATCGGCCCACTAGCCCCCTAAACCGCCAGGCAGCAGGATGCCCTGCTGCCGCATTGGCGTGCCCTCAGCTAGCGAGCCCCGCAGCTAGCGAGCGATGCGAGCCGCAGCGGCGCGGGCATCCGCGATGACATTGGGTACGCCAACCCCGCCGGCCCAAGCGCCGGTGGCATCGATGCCCGGCGTCGCCGCGAGGGCGCCGCGCGTGCCGGCCACGGTTTCCAGGTGGCCGGCATCAAAGCGTGGCAGGCCGCCGAACCAGCGCTGGGTGAAAATCTCGGCAACGCCCGCGGCGCGGCCGTCGAAGCCGGTGAGGCGCTGAAGGTCATCGAGGGCGTAGTCGACGAGGTCGTCTTCCTCGGCGCGGACGATGGCGTCGTCGCCAAAGCGGCCGAAGGAGGCGCGCACCAAGGCACCGCCGCGCTCGGCCAGGTGCGGCCACTTGCGCGAGGACAGTGTGAAGGCCTTGGCGTGCACGTCGTCTTGGTCGGTGGCCACGAGGATGCCGGAATTTTGCGGCAATGCATTGCCGGCCGGGTCCGTGTCAGACTCGAACTTCAGGCCCACGACTGCCGACGCCGCCAGCTTCACGCTCTTCAACCGCTCCGCCGCCCGCGGGGACACCTTGGGGAGCAGGCGCGCTGCGGTCGGGGCCGGGGTGGCCACCAGCACGCGGTCGAAGGGGACGGTATCGCCGGGTGCGCCGGCCAGGCGGAATTTCTCGCCCTCGCGAGTGATGCCGGAGATGAAGGTATCGAGGTAGATCTTGGCGCGGGATTTATCGGCCAGCGTCTCGTAGAGTTCTGCGTAGCCGCCGCGGAAGGTCTGAAAGACGGGTCCGCCGCTGCTCGGCTTGGCCGCGCGCGCTTCTTCCAACGAGCGGACCGCGGCCGAGAGGGTGACCGGGCCGCGCGCGGAGAGCGCGTCGAGCGTCTCGGCCAGCGCCGGGATGGTCGCGCGCACACCCAGGTCATCGGCCGAGCAGGAGTACACGCCGCCGAGGAGGGCGGAGATGACGTGGTCAACGAGGTCGTCGCCAAATTGCTGGCGCACCAGGCGGCCGACGGAGACGTCGCTGCCGGCCGTCCACTCGAAGGGCTCCTCGTTGTCGATGCGACGGGCGGTCTCGGCCGAAACCAGGTGTGCGACCGGCTCCGAGTGCGAAGGAATGCCCATCATCCCGCCGCGCGGCAGCGGCTTAAGCTCGCCGGAGTACACCAGGGAGTGCAGACCGGAGGGCTCAACCAGGCTGTCGCCCAGGCCGAGGGATTCGATGAATTCCACGGCGTCGTGGCGGCGGGCGAGGAAGGCCTCGGCACCCATGTCGGTCGGGCCGTCATTGAACGGCACGGAGTACAGCTTGCCGCCGATACGGCCGGCGGCCTCGAAAACCTCAACGTCGTGGTTGCGCAGCTCGTAAGCGGCCGTCAAGCCCGCCAGGCCGGCACCAATAATCGCAATACGCATTTAGCCCTCCTCGTGGATGATGGATACGGCGCGGGTGATGGCCTCCGCGTCGGTAGTTGGCAAGACCCCGTGGCCGAGGTTCCAGATGTGGCCGTCAATATCGCCGCGCTCGCGCGCCCGGCTGACCTCGCCGCGGATGGTGCGTACGGCCTGGCGCACGGCATCGTCGCCGGCAAAAAGCATGGCCGGGTCAAGGTTGCCCTGCAGCACGCGGGCGCTCACGCGCTCGGCCGCGGCATCCATGGGCACGCGATAGTCGACGCCCATTACCTCCGATCCTGCCTCCGACATGGCCGGCAAGAGCTCGCCGGTGCCGACGCCGAAATGGATGCGCGGGATAGTCACGCCGGCCAGGATCTCCCGGGAGTACGGCAGCACGAATTCGCGGTAGTCACGCTCGTTGAGGTAGCCGGCCCAGGAATCGAAAAGCTGCATGGCGTCAATGCCGGCGTCGACCTGCACCTGCAGGAAGCGGGTGATGGTCGGCACCAGACGGCGCATGAGCATGTGCCAAGTCTCCGGATCGGCGTGCATGAGGGCCTTGGTGCGCTCGTGGTTCTTGGATGGCCCGCCCTCAATGAGGTAGCTGGCCAGCGTGAACGGCGCGCCAACGAAGCCGATGAGCGCTTGGGTTTCGGTGAGCTCGGCCAGGATGCCGGCGATGCCCTCGGTGACCTCGGGGACGTCGGTCTCCAGCAGCGGCAGCTTGCCGACGTCCTCCCTACTCCGCACCGCCTGCTCCATCACCGGCCCACGGCCCGGCACAATATCGACCTTGACGCCCGCGGCCTTGAGCGGGACGACGATATCGGAGAACAAGATGGCGGCATCGACGTCGTGGCGGCGCACCGGCTGCAGGGTGATTTCTGCCAGCAGTTCCGGCATGAAGCAAGAATCGAGCATGCTAATCCCCTCGCGGGCGGCGCGGTACTCCGGCAGTGAGCGGCCGGCCTGGCGCATGAACCAGACTGGAGGGCGGGAGGGGGTGCGGCCGAGGGCGGCGTCGATAAGCGGGGCACGATTGAGTCGAGACATGCCCCAATTATGAATCAAAAGTTGGAGTGAGGGCTAATTAGCCACGCAAGCTGCGGTCCTTGATGAAGCGGTTAGACTGCGGCTGGAAAAGCAGCGCGAGGGCGACGATCAAGGTGATGGGGATAATCAGCAACCCGAGCCCACCGATGCCGAGCGCGAGGGCGGCGATATTGGTAAACAGCGCGAACGCGATGACCACGGTAATGATGCGGCGCGCCCACTTGGACCCGCCGGCCAGCTGCGCCGCGAAGAGCGCAAGCAGGATAGCGCCGACGGAGTTGGTCACCGCGACAAACAGGCGATTGGAGTGGAGGTACTCCGCGACCTGCGCATTCTGCGGCTCCACCTGTGGCCCGCCCGAGCCGAAGATGCCCACCATGCCGCTGACCAGCATGATCACGGCGCTGACGACGAGCACCCAATATGCCCAGCGCAGCGGCCGCGGCCACGCGTCGAGGTTCTCCTTGGCGGAGGTGTTTCGGGCCGCGCGGTTATAGTCGCGGGGTCCGGGCCGCTCGGTGTTATTCATCGCTTGTCCTCCCTGTCGGCACGGTCGGCGCGGTCGGCACGGTTGGTGCGGTCGGGGTGTTCGCGCTTGCTGTCGTCACGCTTGCCGCGCTGGTCGTCCTTGGAGCGCGTGCGCTCTTCTTCGGCGCGCTTCTTCTCGCGCTGCGCTTGCTCGAGTTCCTTTTCCAGCTCGCGCATCTGCTCGAGTTCGCCGGTGTAGTCCAAGGTTTCGGCCCGCACGGAGAAAATCAGGCCGAGCACCGCCGCGACGCCGACAAGGATCTGCACCATGCCATCGGCGGCAAAGAGCCAATCGGGCACGTCCGCGCCGGCCGGGGTAAGCATAAAGGTCAGCAGGATGCGGAATCCGAAGTAGAGCGAGAAGGCGAACCACACGCGGCGCGAGGTGCCGGCCCGCTTGCTGCGCTTAGCAAGGGACCGCAACAGGAAGGCCAGCAGCACGATAATCGCCAAGGATATGGCAGCCGAAAGGGCGACGGAGCCGTAGGCGGCGGTGCGGAGGAAGGCGTCGGAAAGCTGGGCTTCATCCACGCCGGCCGGTGCGGACTTCGCCATCTCCTTGGCCTGCGACATGAGTACGTCGTGGTTGAGCAGCGTGAGCACCACGTTGAGCACCTGGTGCACGGCCTCGCCGCATAGCGCGCCCAGCCACAGCCACAGCATGTACGTCACGGACTCCGGCCGCTGCTGCTGCCGCGGCGGGCGTTGCGTGCGAGGGGCAGGGGCGGGCGACGGGGGCGTAGCAGTCACAGGGGTCCTTTACTTGAGCAGGCGGGCGGCTTCGGTAGCGAAGTAGGTCAGAATCTGATCGGCGCCGGCGCGCTTGAATGCGGTCAGGGACTCGAGCATGATGGCTTCGCCGTCGATCCACCCGTTGGCGGCCGCGGCCTTGACCATCGCGTACTCGCCGGAGACCTGGTAGACCGCAACCGGCACGGGAGAAGTCTCCGCCACGGCCGAAAGCACGTCCAGGTAGGGCAGA harbors:
- a CDS encoding protoporphyrinogen oxidase, translated to MRIAIIGAGLAGLTAAYELRNHDVEVFEAAGRIGGKLYSVPFNDGPTDMGAEAFLARRHDAVEFIESLGLGDSLVEPSGLHSLVYSGELKPLPRGGMMGIPSHSEPVAHLVSAETARRIDNEEPFEWTAGSDVSVGRLVRQQFGDDLVDHVISALLGGVYSCSADDLGVRATIPALAETLDALSARGPVTLSAAVRSLEEARAAKPSSGGPVFQTFRGGYAELYETLADKSRAKIYLDTFISGITREGEKFRLAGAPGDTVPFDRVLVATPAPTAARLLPKVSPRAAERLKSVKLAASAVVGLKFESDTDPAGNALPQNSGILVATDQDDVHAKAFTLSSRKWPHLAERGGALVRASFGRFGDDAIVRAEEDDLVDYALDDLQRLTGFDGRAAGVAEIFTQRWFGGLPRFDAGHLETVAGTRGALAATPGIDATGAWAGGVGVPNVIADARAAAARIAR
- a CDS encoding tellurium resistance protein TerC, translating into MNNTERPGPRDYNRAARNTSAKENLDAWPRPLRWAYWVLVVSAVIMLVSGMVGIFGSGGPQVEPQNAQVAEYLHSNRLFVAVTNSVGAILLALFAAQLAGGSKWARRIITVVIAFALFTNIAALALGIGGLGLLIIPITLIVALALLFQPQSNRFIKDRSLRG
- a CDS encoding HNH endonuclease signature motif containing protein produces the protein MTALQTYLAALAPGIDIVAGCVGMSEEQLRAAGAPNKTARTLLTLADALFAPTSFARLQRQAVTAARDRAHPLPTLEVIERYASRAKTKRDAWRLRVELCRTAADTDEMEKLARKKLRELNPPAPPRPGVRIRRRKDAPWTLAITGPSSLIADLESSLDEDAPLDSVAELFSPSGASPAARPTITTNAIITLDELDRIIDGDGEEITIQLTNGARLTGAELVSRTLAERGLITLVHPFEGAVNLYRTERMANEKQRLMAAAENPVCPWAECNYPADKCQVHHLQAWQHGGDTNMANLATCCPYHNGVNDDDPNAPPVRGRLVRRRGRVVWQPPWADTAPAPPSAH
- the hemE gene encoding uroporphyrinogen decarboxylase, which encodes MSRLNRAPLIDAALGRTPSRPPVWFMRQAGRSLPEYRAAREGISMLDSCFMPELLAEITLQPVRRHDVDAAILFSDIVVPLKAAGVKVDIVPGRGPVMEQAVRSREDVGKLPLLETDVPEVTEGIAGILAELTETQALIGFVGAPFTLASYLIEGGPSKNHERTKALMHADPETWHMLMRRLVPTITRFLQVQVDAGIDAMQLFDSWAGYLNERDYREFVLPYSREILAGVTIPRIHFGVGTGELLPAMSEAGSEVMGVDYRVPMDAAAERVSARVLQGNLDPAMLFAGDDAVRQAVRTIRGEVSRARERGDIDGHIWNLGHGVLPTTDAEAITRAVSIIHEEG